One stretch of Candidatus Nomurabacteria bacterium DNA includes these proteins:
- a CDS encoding phosphohydrolase, whose translation MTIIKKYISEEEQLYDIYMSHVERVADRAVVIAQRIGLSRLEQEFIYDAGMLHDIGVVEVYAPDIGCNGGLPYIQHLIVGKRILDEEGMPHHGNVALRHCSPKFTMDNIKRRKIPLPEGNYLPQNIYEIIISYADLFYTKNPCYQGKCRCLEEVLPMVDRYEKGSSDEVYEYALEFGELFLPEL comes from the coding sequence ATGACGATCATCAAAAAATATATTAGTGAAGAGGAACAGCTTTACGATATATATATGTCACATGTTGAGCGTGTTGCTGACCGCGCTGTAGTTATCGCCCAGAGAATAGGATTATCGAGATTGGAGCAGGAGTTTATCTATGATGCAGGTATGTTACATGATATTGGTGTCGTAGAGGTGTATGCTCCGGACATTGGATGTAATGGTGGATTGCCATATATTCAACACCTTATAGTAGGGAAGCGGATATTGGATGAAGAGGGAATGCCTCATCATGGTAATGTCGCATTAAGGCACTGTTCTCCGAAATTCACTATGGATAATATCAAGCGCAGAAAGATCCCACTTCCTGAAGGGAATTATTTGCCACAGAATATATACGAAATAATTATTTCATATGCCGATCTTTTTTACACGAAAAATCCTTGTTATCAAGGTAAGTGCAGATGTTTGGAGGAGGTACTACCAATGGTTGACAGATATGAGAAGGGTTCTTCGGATGAAGTATACGAATATGCTCTTGAGTTTGGCGAACTCTTTCTACCCGAGCTGTAG
- the uppS gene encoding di-trans,poly-cis-decaprenylcistransferase, which translates to MNYKVFSKNYENSLRKEYQGRNSEYSFGTRAIEGGPSHVAIICDGNRRWANENGVSVEEGHAVGAENVMRLVERAGELGIKTLTVWVMDTKNFKKRSKSEIRNLIKLFLFYAMRFKREYLSEDIRFRHLGARELLPKRLQKIIRELEQETAHKQQATLNVAFNYGGRDELVRMVKKIVEDGVDPADIDVELLSNYLDTKGQTDPDMIIRTGKDQRLSGFMPWQSEPSELFFPNYYFPEFTPDRFEEVVKEFPSRNRRFGA; encoded by the coding sequence ATGAACTACAAAGTATTTAGTAAAAATTATGAAAATTCATTAAGAAAAGAATATCAAGGAAGAAATAGCGAATATTCTTTTGGTACACGTGCAATAGAAGGTGGTCCTAGTCATGTAGCGATCATTTGCGATGGTAATCGTAGATGGGCAAATGAAAATGGTGTATCAGTGGAGGAAGGACATGCTGTAGGGGCAGAGAATGTCATGAGATTAGTAGAGAGAGCTGGAGAACTTGGCATAAAAACCCTCACGGTTTGGGTAATGGACACCAAAAATTTCAAGAAACGAAGTAAATCTGAAATAAGGAATCTGATCAAGCTGTTTCTGTTTTACGCCATGAGGTTCAAACGAGAGTATCTTTCAGAAGATATCCGATTTCGACATCTTGGAGCTCGTGAGTTACTACCAAAAAGACTTCAAAAGATCATTCGTGAGTTGGAACAGGAAACTGCTCACAAACAACAGGCAACACTCAATGTAGCTTTCAATTATGGAGGACGAGATGAATTAGTGCGAATGGTCAAGAAGATAGTTGAGGATGGTGTCGATCCTGCGGATATTGATGTCGAACTCTTATCTAACTACTTGGACACGAAAGGTCAGACTGATCCGGATATGATAATTCGTACCGGAAAGGATCAGAGGCTGAGTGGCTTTATGCCATGGCAGTCTGAACCATCCGAGCTGTTTTTCCCAAATTACTACTTCCCTGAGTTTACTCCGGACCGTTTCGAGGAGGTGGTAAAGGAGTTCCCAAGCCGAAATCGAAGGTTTGGAGCATAA
- a CDS encoding Glu/Leu/Phe/Val dehydrogenase, with amino-acid sequence MNSPYENAVEQLELVRELLNIPDEIYKRLKTPDRVIEKRIKVLMDDGRTEEFEAFRSQHNNSRGPYKGGIRFHKDVSREEVMALSMWMTWKCAMLDLPLGGGKGGVKVEVVNLSVAELERLSRAYAAEFKEYFGSEIDIPAPDVNTDGRVMAWMLDEIEKIKGIKDPGMFTGKPLELGGSLGRIEATGFGGFIVLDSYLKGIGDFHEGMSVAVQGFGNVGYWFAQKAYEAGYKIVALSDSKGAIYSSSGFDPAQVLAYKNEKGSMKGYFEDGVKVVEMSNEDLLGLDVDILAPAALENSITIQNYNNIKVSYILELANGPTTPDAEERLLEKGVKIVPDVIANAGGVTVSYFEWVQNRTDEIWSLDRVNEMLVKQMKNAVQQLIDVVRDMGLDLRKATYLLAVKKVVEAIENGGGIAKEF; translated from the coding sequence ATGAACTCACCATATGAGAATGCTGTTGAGCAGTTGGAACTCGTAAGAGAATTACTGAATATTCCTGATGAAATATACAAAAGGCTCAAGACACCTGATCGAGTCATAGAGAAGCGAATAAAGGTCTTGATGGATGATGGCCGGACAGAGGAATTCGAAGCATTTCGATCACAGCACAACAATTCGAGGGGTCCATACAAAGGTGGGATCCGATTTCATAAGGATGTATCGAGAGAAGAGGTTATGGCATTATCTATGTGGATGACCTGGAAGTGTGCAATGCTTGACCTTCCACTTGGTGGAGGAAAAGGCGGTGTTAAAGTAGAAGTTGTGAATTTATCAGTCGCTGAACTCGAGCGCTTAAGTAGGGCATATGCTGCTGAGTTTAAGGAATATTTTGGAAGTGAGATCGATATCCCAGCTCCAGATGTAAATACGGATGGAAGGGTAATGGCTTGGATGCTTGATGAGATCGAAAAGATCAAAGGGATAAAAGATCCGGGGATGTTTACAGGAAAGCCTCTTGAGTTGGGAGGTTCGCTTGGGAGGATCGAGGCAACGGGTTTTGGCGGTTTTATTGTACTAGACTCGTATCTCAAAGGTATTGGAGATTTTCATGAGGGTATGAGTGTAGCCGTACAGGGCTTTGGGAATGTTGGTTATTGGTTTGCACAGAAAGCCTATGAAGCCGGATATAAAATTGTAGCGTTAAGCGATTCCAAAGGTGCAATATACTCGAGTTCAGGATTTGATCCTGCGCAAGTATTAGCGTACAAGAATGAAAAAGGTAGTATGAAAGGTTATTTTGAGGATGGGGTCAAAGTTGTAGAGATGAGTAATGAGGATCTACTAGGTCTTGACGTAGATATACTTGCACCAGCGGCATTAGAGAACTCAATCACTATCCAAAATTACAACAATATTAAAGTTTCATACATACTTGAACTTGCAAACGGTCCTACAACACCTGATGCTGAGGAAAGGCTGTTAGAGAAGGGTGTAAAGATCGTACCTGACGTTATTGCAAACGCTGGTGGAGTGACGGTTAGTTATTTCGAGTGGGTACAGAATCGCACTGATGAGATATGGTCGTTGGATAGGGTGAATGAAATGCTTGTGAAACAGATGAAAAATGCAGTTCAGCAATTGATAGATGTCGTTCGTGATATGGGTCTTGACCTGAGGAAAGCAACCTATCTTCTTGCTGTGAAGAAAGTTGTCGAGGCTATAGAGAATGGTGGGGGTATTGCAAAAGAATTTTGA